In one window of Henckelia pumila isolate YLH828 chromosome 1, ASM3356847v2, whole genome shotgun sequence DNA:
- the LOC140875286 gene encoding GATA transcription factor 15-like: MVDLSDKGSESEEMSSQTPTPDRLSSDSTNVKTCVNCGTSKTPLWRGGPAGPKSLCNACGIRSRKKIRALMGVAKEEKKAKKSGNGRSLSHQSSSSNSCTGSSGGESGGKIGKKLWAFGLDVAWQRPRSNTHQRKKLGEEEQAAILLMALSCGSVYA; encoded by the exons ATGGTGGATCTGAGTGATAAA GGTTCAGAATCCGAAGAGATGAGTAGCCAAACACCCACCCCTGATAGATTATCATCCGATAGCACGAATGTCAAGACATGTGTCAACTGCGGCACCTCGAAAACACCCCTCTGGCGAGGCGGCCCAGCTGGTCCCAAG TCTCTGTGCAATGCATGTGGGATCAGGAGCAGGAAAAAGATAAGGGCCCTAATGGGCGTGGCAAAAGAGGAAAAGAAAGCCAAGAAATCCGGAAATGGCAGGAGTTTGAGCCACCAAAGCAGCAGCAGCAACAGCTGCACCGGCAGCAGCGGCGGCGAGAGCGGCGGCAAGATTGGGAAGAAATTGTGGGCATTTGGGTTGGATGTGGCTTGGCAGAGACCAAGATCGAACACCCATCAGAGAAAAAAACTCGGGGAAGAAGAGCAAGCTGCTATCCTTTTGATGGCCTTATCTTGTGGCTCTGTTTACGCCTAG
- the LOC140874421 gene encoding uncharacterized protein, which translates to MIVVSSEEVQKNLLRLKTTITSVRRLALQGCSFRGHNQSCKSLNRGNFLEILDAFGRLNKDVGEVLNSVARNNKYTSPEVQKEVLNIMANRVRQKIRGEIGDASFCILVDEAQDESKREQMTLILRFVNSSGILTERFFAIKSVSDTTSLTLKHAVSDIIVHYNLQAQKMRGQGYDGASNMRGAWNGLHALFLKECPYAYYIHCFAHRLQLTLVSAAKDVRDIWDFFSHLDNVVSMVTYSPKRICELKITQRREIEHLLEIGELNSGRGAHQIGNLQRAGTTRWSSHYDSAKSLIDMYGVTCKVIEHLMEHSPNTSCQAEVCGIYKNITSFEFVFVLHFMRRILSITDILCQALQKKSQDILIAMRFVYTTKSVIQELREDGWEEFLQEVISFCSKYDVCLPDFDSSYRIGRSRG; encoded by the coding sequence ATGATTGTTGTATCGAGTGAAGAAGTTCAAAAAAATCTTTTGCGTCTTAAAACCACTATTACAAGTGTACGAAGGCTTGCACTTCAAGGTTGTTCTTTTAGGGGTCATAATCAATCATGCAAGTCATTGAATCGAGGgaattttcttgaaatattgGATGCTTTTGGACGGCTGAATAAAGATGTTGGAGAGGTATTGAATAGTGTTGCGAGAAATAATAAATACACTTCACCAGAAGTGCAAAAAGAGGTTCTAAATATTATGGCCAATAGAGTACGCCAGAAAATTCGAGGTGAAATTGGAGATGCAAGCTTTTGTATTCTTGTTGATGAAGCACAAGATGAATCCAAACGTGAGCAAATGACTCTTATCTTGAGGTTCGTGAATAGCAGCGGGATTCTGACAGAAAGATTTTTTGCAATCAAAAGTGTTAGTGATACTACCTCACTTACTCTCAAACATGCTGTCAGTGATATTATTGTTCATTACAACCTTCAAGCTCAGAAAATGAGAGGCCAAGGTTACGATGGGGCTAGTAATATGCGGGGTGCTTGGAATGGACTACATGCTTTATTTCTAAAAGAATGTCCATATGCATATTATATACATTGTTTTGCACACCGATTACAATTAACATTGGTTTCAGCTGCTAAGGACGTCCGAGATATTTGGgatttcttctctcatttggACAATGTTGTTAGTATGGTGACTTATTCTCCTAAGCGCATTTGTGAGTTGAAAATTACTCAAAGAAGAGAAATTGAGCATTTGCTAGAAATTGGAGAACTTAATTCGGGACGCGGGGCTCATCAGATTGGCAACTTGCAACGAGCGGGGACAACTCGTTGGAGTTCTCATTATGACTCTGCAAAAAGTTTGATAGATATGTATGGTGTCACTTGTAAGGTTATTGAGCATTTAATGGAACATAGTCCGAACACAAGTTGTCAAGCTGAAGTTTGTGGTATATACAAAAACATAACAAGCTTTGAATTTGTCTTTGTCTTGCATTTCATGCGTAGAATTTTGTCCATAACTGATATTTTGTGTCAAGCCCTTCAGAAGAAATCTCAAGATATTTTAATTGCAATGAGATTTGTCTACACTACAAAAAGTGTTATTCAAGAATTGAGGGAAGATGGTTGGGAAGAATTTCTACAGGAAGTGATTTCATTTTGCTCAAAATATGATGTTTGCTTACCTGACTTTGATAGTTCATATAGGATTGGTCGTTCTCGTGGGTGA